One window of the Phoenix dactylifera cultivar Barhee BC4 unplaced genomic scaffold, palm_55x_up_171113_PBpolish2nd_filt_p 000908F, whole genome shotgun sequence genome contains the following:
- the LOC120107575 gene encoding multiple organellar RNA editing factor 9, chloroplastic-like: MATMSSSSLKAQIFSSTNPRMAPRHTLVPALRPNSFLPPLSSHHRPAFRSGLARAMAADKEYSSRRSSSSEPRETILLPGCDYNHWLIVMEFPKDPTPTREQMIETYLNTLATVLGR, from the coding sequence ATGGCGACCATGAGCTCCTCCTCCCTCAAGGCCCAAATATTCTCCTCTACGAATCCTAGAATGGCCCCACGCCACACCCTCGTCCCCGCCCTCCGCCCCAACTCCTTTCTTCCCCCTCTCTCGTCCCACCACCGGCCAGCCTTCCGGTCAGGGCTGGCCCGGGCGATGGCGGCGGACAAAGAGTACTCCTCGAGGAGGAGCAGCAGCAGCGAGCCGAGAGAGACGATCCTGCTGCCTGGATGCGACTACAACCACTGGCTTATCGTCATGGAGTTTCCCAAGGACCCCACCCCCACCCGGGAGCAGATGATCGAGACCTACCTCAACACCCTCGCCACCGTTCTCGGAAGGTAA
- the LOC120107578 gene encoding probable transcription factor At4g00390, with product MTPKCPAPRFPPSVVSREDDERKEVKLCSDEGSHDEDDELPSPGAASSKRVQLLGEISSNGGDESSDDDRKSNDREHRRPPKISSKDNITVQPAPNLRFWPPDDEITILKGLIDHRSEVGNLPSPKQLQSRVCGSLKAMANCSQFSDKVWQLRRKFQANGKRGRSVDSFADPHERAVFDLSNQIWGDQNSTTANKKKEMTGNAVDAQDVCSREEVMKVRYPHLWEAVTRKANEVEYGGEAMMRKLKKLGDSKASMAQKILVDLDKAKIKITMSRASLLKDTFRLLDEGLNEKG from the coding sequence ATGACTCCCAAATGCCCTGCCCCTCGCTTCCCCCCCTCCGTCGTCTCTCGTGAGGACGACGAAAGAAAAGAAGTTAAGTTATGCAGCGATGAAGGCTCCCACGACGAAGATGATGAACTCCCCTCCCCCGGCGCCGCCTCCAGCAAAAGAGTACAACTACTTGGGGAAATATCCAGCAACGGCGGCGATGAGAGCTCTGACGATGACCGAAAGAGCAACGACAGAGAACACCGGCGGCCGCCAAAGATATCTTCCAAAGACAACATCACCGTTCAACCAGCACCAAACCTGAGGTTTTGGCCCCCTGATGATGAGATCACGATCCTTAAAGGTCTCATCGACCACCGCTCCGAGGTGGGCAACCTTCCGTCCCCCAAGCAACTGCAAAGCCGAGTCTGCGGTTCTCTCAAGGCCATGGCCAACTGCAGTCAGTTCTCTGACAAAGTATGGCAGCTTCGAAGGAAATTCCAAGCCAATGGCAAGCGCGGCCGCAGCGTCGATAGCTTTGCCGACCCTCACGAGAGGGCCGTTTTTGATCTCTCCAACCAGATATGGGGAGATCAGAACAGTACTACTGCAAATAAGAAGAAAGAGATGACTGGCAACGCAGTTGATGCGCAGGACGTTTGTTCGAGGGAGGAGGTAATGAAGGTTCGGTATCCACATTTGTGGGAAGCCGTGACAAGGAAGGCTAATGAGGTTGAGTATGGAGGGGAGGCCATGATGAGGAAACTCAAGAAGCTAGGGGATTCAAAGGCAAGCATGGCTCAGAAGATTCTTGTGGACTTGGATAAGGCCAAGATAAAGATAACCATGAGCAGGGCGTCTTTGTTGAAAGACACTTTTAGATTGCTCGACGAAGGATTGAACGAAAAGGGCTGA